The following coding sequences lie in one Haematobia irritans isolate KBUSLIRL chromosome 3, ASM5000362v1, whole genome shotgun sequence genomic window:
- the Rok gene encoding rho associated coiled-coil containing protein kinase isoform X3, which produces MDINLYDMLPTRDHILRTHVLEQEMRNPYSICNVDCLLDTVTALVNDCDHESLKRLKNIEQYASKYKPLAQQICQLRMNVDDFDFIKIIGAGAFGEVQLVRHKSSRQVYAMKRLSKFEMMKRPDSAFFWEERHIMAHANSEWIVQLHFAFQDTKYLYMVMDYMPGGDIVSLMSIYEIPEKWAIFYTMEVVLALDTIHNMGFVHRDVKPDNMLLDRQGHLKLADFGTCMRMGANGLVVSSNAVGTPDYISPEVLQSQGVDNEYGRECDWWSVGIFLYEMLVGDTPFYADSLVGTYGKIMDHKNSLNFPAEVEISENAKSLIRAFLTDRTQRLGRHGIDEIKEHPFFQNDTWSFDNIRESVPPVVPELSSDDDTRNFEDIERDDTPEEVFPIPKNFDGNHLPFIGFTYTGDYQLLSHNDTVDAEAKENNINTANHNHRHRPSNSNEIKRLEALLERERNHAETLEKQDKSLRQQLEMITKRETELQNMASEYEKNLAITQHNYKVALQKFEQEIELRKKTEILLAETQKNLDNEQKIRTREMNNNQHHNEKIITLEKQLKEMEENFKNETENSQKLKKQAAEWGLAKQELEAKIAQLQVLIAGLQNQKETLQQEVAELQAQLAQEKNSRSQLKELQKETENKLQTLANDLERAITREQQAYEDNRVLNEKISDLEKAHAGLDFELKAAQGRYQQEVKAHQETEKSRMLSREEANLQEVKALQTKLNEEKSARIKSDQNSQEKERQLSMLSVDYRQIQQRLQKLEGECRQEGEKVSALQSQLDQEYTKKNSLLSDLSLKSSEVAHLKSRENQLQKEVTALRENKRKFEEDMAQLKISLNKEILQKKELQDQLDAEQIFSRLYKAQANEHREEIEERCREIQDLKEERVSLKHQVQVAVARADSEALARSIAEETVADLEKEKTIKELELKDFMTKHRNEIVAKDALLSAAKDNEADFVKKLNQKNSEYDELQQQNKKLQDEMNQIKTTKEEEIFKLKEKWKTESLLKQVAVNKLAEVMNRRDTDLKQQKGKTRSSAELRKKEKEMRRIQQEMQQEREKYNQLLLKFQDLQSQVIEDSHIKQKLQMEIDCKATEIEQLQSKLNETASLSSADNDPEDNQNSSLLSLTQDSVFEGWLSVPNKQNIRRHGWKRQFVVVSSRKIIFYNSEIDKQNTIDPVLILDLSKVFHVRSVTQGDVIRADAKEIPRIFQLLYAGEGEARRPDEQQQLDMSMLRGGTGDERPGSIIHKGHEFVHITYHMPTACEVCPKPLWHMFKPPAAYECKRCRNKIHKEHVDNNDPLAPCKLHHDPHSAREMLLLATTPDEQNLWVSRLSKRIQKCGYKANSSSNNNSNNSDGSKISPSQSTRSNYKPYAVNVQRSATLPANSSLKQ; this is translated from the exons GACTCATGTGCTCGAACAGGAGATGCGTAATCCATATAGTATTTGCAATGTAGACTGCCTGCTAGACACAGTGACCGCTTTGGTAAATGACTGTGATCATGAGTCATTGAAACGCCTGAAAAATATAGAGCAATATGCATCAAAAT ACAAACCTCTTGCACAACAAATATGCCAATTGCGCATGAATGTCGATGATttcgattttattaaaatcattgGTGCCGGTGCCTTTGGTGAAGTACAATTGGTTCGACACAAATCCTCCCGCCAGGTATATGCCATGAAAcgtctatcaaaatttgaaatgatGAAGCGGCCCGATTCGGCATTTTTCTGGGAAGAAAGACACATTATGGCTCATGCCAATTCGGAATGGATTGTCCAATTACATTTTGCCTTTCAAGATACCAAGTATCTGTATATGGTAATGGACTATATGCCCGGTGGTGATATTGTCTCGTTAATGTCCATATATGAAATACCTGAAAAATGGGCCATTTTCTATACCATGGAAGTGGTATTGGCCCTGGACACAATACACAATATGGGATTTGTACATCGTGATGTTAAGCCGGACAATATGCTTTTGGATCGTCAGGGTCATTTGAAATTGGCCGATTTTGGTACATGTATGCGTATGGGTGCCAATGGTCTGGTGGTATCCAGTAATGCTGTAGGAACTCCTGACTACATAAGTCCAGAGGTTCTGCAAAGTCAGGGTGTGGACAATGAATATGGCCGTGAGTGTGATTGGTGGTCCGTTGGTATTTTTCTCTATGAAATGCTGGTGGGTGATACACCTTTCTATGCAGACTCCTTGGTTGGTACTTATGGCAAAATTATGGATCATAAAAACTCCTTGAATTTTCCAGCCGAAGTAGAAATTAGTGAAAATGCCAAAAGTCTGATTAGAGCCTTCCTCACGGATCGTACTCAACGCTTGGGTCGTCATGGCATTGATGAAATCAAAGAGCATCCCTTCTTCCAAAACGATACATGGAGTTTCGATAACATTCGTGAGAGTGTACCACCCGTTGTGCCTGAATTGTCTTCCGATGATGATACCCGTAATTTTGAGGATATAGAAAGAGATGACACGCCCGAAGAGGTGTTTCCAATACCCAAGAATTTCGATGGTAATCATTTGCCTTTTATTGGTTTCACCTATACCGGAGATTATCAATTGCTATCCCACAATGATACTGTGGATGCTGAGGCTAAGGAGAATAACATCAATACAGCCAATCATAATCACCGACATAGACCTTCAAATTCCAATGAAATCAAACGTTTAGAGGCTCTATTGGAGAGAGAACGCAATCATGCCGAGACTTTGGAGAAACAAGACAAATCGTTGAGACAACAATTGGAGATGATAACCAAACGGGAAACGGAGCTGCAAAATATGGCTTCCGAATATGAGAAGAATTTGGCCATAACACAACATAACTATAAAGTAGCTTTACAAAAGTTTGAGCAAGAGATCGAATTGCGTAAGAAAACCGAGATACTCTTGGCTGAGACCCAAAAGAATCTCGATAATGAACAGAAAATTCGAACCAGGGAGATGAATAACAACCAACATCATAATGAGAAGATCATAACGTTAGAGAAGCAGCTGAAAGAAATGGAAGAGAATTTCAAAAATGAAACGGAGAACTCGCAAAAGCTCAAAAAGCAAGCAGCCGAATGGGGTCTTGCCAAGCAGGAATTGGAGGCGAAAATTGCTCAATTGCAAGTGCTGATAGCGGGGTTACAAAATCAAAAGGAGACCCTGCAACAAGAAGTGGCCGAATTGCAAGCCCAATTGGCCCAAGAAAAGAATTCAAGGTCTCAATTGAAGGAGCTACAAAAGGAAACTGAGAATAAACTCCAAACTCTAGCAAATGATTTGGAAAGGGCCATTACCCGGGAACAACAGGCCTACGAAGATAATCGTGTTCTCAATGAAAAGATATCGGATTTGGAAAAAGCCCATGCCGGTTTAGATTTCGAATTAAAAGCAGCTCAAGGTCGTTACCAACAAGAGGTAAAAGCCCATCAAGAAACCGAAAAATCTCGTATGTTAAGCAGAGAAGAAGCCAATCTGCAAGAGGTGAAAGCCCTGCAAACCAAACTCAACGAAGAAAAATCGGCACGCATAAAATCCGATCAAAATTCCCAAGAGAAAGAACGCCAGTTATCTATGCTCTCAGTGGATTATCGACAGATCCAACAACGTTTGCAAAAACTTGAAGGTGAATGTCGGCAAGAAGGTGAAAAAGTCTCCGCTTTGCAATCGCAATTGGATCAGGAgtacacaaagaaaaattctCTGTTATCCGATTTAAGTCTTAAGAGTTCCGAAGTGGCCCACTTAAAGTCACGGGAAAATCAACTGCAAAAGGAAGTCACTGCCTTGAGAGAAAATAAGCGTAAATTCGAGGAGGATATGGCCCAATTAAAAATATCTCTCAATAAGGAAATTctacaaaagaaagaacttcaaGATCAACTCGATGCTGAGCAAATCTTCTCCCGCCTTTACAAAGCCCAGGCAAATGAGCACAGAGAAGAAATCGAAGAACGTTGTCGAGAAATACAAGATCTCAAAGAGGAACGTGTATCGCTTAAGCATCAAGTGCAAGTGGCTGTGGCTAGAGCCGACTCTGAAGCTCTGGCCCGTTCGATAGCTGAAGAAACTGTGGCCGATTTGGAGAAAGAGAAAACCATTAAGGAATTGGAATTGAAAGATTTCATGACCAAGCACCGCAATGAGATAGTCGCTAAGGATGCTTTACTCTCTGCCGCCAAGGATAATGAAGCCGATTTTGTTAAGAAACTAAATCAAAAGAATTCCGAATATGATGAGCTACAGCAACAGAACAAGAAACTTCAAGATGAaatgaatcaaataaaaacaacgAAAGAAGAGGAAATCTTCAAACTCAAAGAGAAATGGAAGACCGAAAGTCTATTGAAGCAGGTGGCTGTTAATAAATTGGCAGAGGTTATGAATAGACGTGATACCGATTTGAAac AACAAAAAGGTAAAACACGTTCATCGGCTGAATTGCGTAAGAAAGAAAAGGAAATGCGTCGCATACAACAAGAGATGCAACAGGAACGTGAGAAATACAATCAATTGTTACTTAAATTCCAAGATCTACAAAGTCAAGTCATTGAAGACAGTCAC ATTAAACAAAAACTCCAAATGGAAATCGATTGTAAAGCAACCGAAATTGAGCAGCTGCAATCAAAACTTAATGAAACCGCCTCATTGTCATCGGCCGACAATGATCCCGAAGATAATCAA AATTCATCTCTGCTTTCACTTACACAGGATTCGGTATTCGAGGGCTGGTTGAGTGTGCCTAATAAACAGAATATCAGACGCCATGGCTGGAAGCGTCAATTTGTTGTGGTATCATCGCGTAAAATTATATTCTACAATTCGGAAATCGACAAACAGAATACCATTGATCCTGTGCTAATATTAGATTTAAG CAAAGTATTTCATGTACGTTCAGTAACTCAGGGTGATGTTATAAGAGCCGATGCCAAAGAGATACCGcgcatatttcaattattataCGCCGGCGAAGGTGAAGCCCGTAGACCCGATGAACAACAACAATTGGATATGAGCATGCTAAGAGGAGGTACAGGAGATGAAAGACCTGGATCGATAATACATAAAG gCCATGAATTTGTGCATATAACCTATCATATGCCAACAGCTTGTGAAGTATGTCCTAAACCCTTGTGGCATATGTTTAAGCCGCCGGCGGCGTATGAATGCAAAAG ATGCCGCAATAAAATCCACAAGGAACATGTCGATAATAATGATCCCTTGGCTCCTTGTAAACTCCATCATGATCCTCATAGTGCCCGAGAAATGTTATTGTTGGCCACAACACCCGATGAACAGAATTTATGGGTATCACGTCTCTCTAAACGTATCCAAAAATGTGGATATAAGGCAAATTCCTCATCTAATAATAATAGCAATAATTCAGATGGTAGTAAAATATCACCAAG CCAATCAACACGTTCCAATTATAAGCCATATGCTGTTAATGTACAAAGATCAGCTACGCTGCCAGCAAATTCATCATTAAAACagtga